The region AAGCTAGCGTTTTCCTATCATATAGAAACATATAGTACTATTGGGTTTTATATCCTGGCTAACCGCTTTCTAATATTTATAGATGAGACATCATTTGCATAATACCATAAATAAGGCACCTTTTACATAGAACCGTCATACATAAACATTCTGTAGTCTGAAGTACATtataatattatttatatattataataataataatagctttgCTTCTGCAGGGGCTGAGCACCACCACTGACCCCTATAAACCGTTAGAACGCCTAGTGCTTCTCCAACTGCAAACTCACCATGCCCAGATGCATTTACACTATTTCCTCCCTTCAAAGTAGGaaggatagaaaaaaaaacataagatataatgcagtgttctccccaggctcttttagccgggtgctccacctgacTAGTTTTtgcgagcacccggctgtcattggctcacctcctcctctgctataAGCAGGGTTGTGCAACAGAAGTGCcggtcctgcattctctcatcttgccccacccagctactttttcatgccgccCGGCTGAAAACAAATTCTGGGGTGAATACTGTAATGAATtccatgtgtagtacggataataaatagaacattagtagcaaagaaaaaaaaaagagtcccaacttattttcagtaatatatatataactgaagtgagaggagtatggaggctgtcatgttaatttccttttaaacaataccagttacctggcagccctgatgatctatttggctgcagtagtgtctgaataacaccagagacaagcatgcagctaatcttgtcagatctgacaatgtcagaaacacctgatctgctgcatgcttggtcagggtctatggctaaaagtattagaggcagaggatcagcaggactgccaggcaactgggattgcttaaaaggaaataaatatggcagcctccatatccctcccacttcagttgtcctttaagcttttcAGACAACACGACTGTATTCGGTCCAACTGAGTCGGAAagcttagagaagctcttttgcatatataacagaagttttaactcttcatgtactggaaatcATGACTTTTTTgacttgttactaatgttctgtttcttagctgtactacacatacaattcctcatctcataagtttattttaacttcaggtttgctttaaaagtgaTACATTAGTCCAAAACAAGGGCTTGCTCTGGGCAGCTGTTCCCATTTTGTTCTAGTTTCCTTTGCTTTGATAATAATAAAATCAGCCCAACTGGTTCGGACTCATTCAAAAAGGTGCAATTACCCTTTAAATCACACAACTGGTTTCGTGCAGATGCTAGCGGAAAAGCAAAGCTATTCTTTCCATAACATCTGGAAGGCAAGAGGAGTCTTGAGTGGAGTAAAGGCAGCAATGAGAAGTGGATTACTTTTCAGTAGCTGTCAGAAGTCAGCAAATCAATCTTCCCTGCTAGGAcagagacaactgaagtgagaggaatatggaggctgccatatttatttccttttaagcaataccagttgcctggctgtcctgctgatctgcctgtaatacttttagccatagaccctaaacaagcatgcagcagatcaggtatttctgaaaatattatcagatctgactagattagctgcgtgcttgtttctggtgtgattcaaccactgcagccaaatagatcagcagggctgccaggcaactggtattgtttaaaaggaaataaatatggcagcctccatatcccactcacttctgttgtcctttaaatttgtcTACTGTTGTCAGTCACAGAGCTGCATACAAGGTTAGTTAGTATGCATGGGCATTGACCTTGCAAACTCTTCACCAGAAGGTGGTGATGATTTATATAGTGCATTGGCGGATATTCCATGATGTGCAAGTCGCAGGATCAGCAGTCATTCTCTGAACTAAAATCTCACTTACTGTAAAGGCTGCTACACACTATTTCCAACATGgctgattttgtgcagtactgatctgaaCCTCAATCCTGTACttgatcaggagcagatcgggcatgctggaaattatcgaaCGACCCATCGATCTaatgggaaaattgcattgtgtgtaccagcctcTATGGCTTTCTATAGATTTACTGGATAACCTATGATCATTGGAGATACTTAGACCACTCTAGGGATAACAGGAAATGAATTCTGTGTATCATGTAATGCCCAATAAACTcagaattgaaaaaaataaatacatctaaTTCTTATAGCAATCATGTTGATAAGTGAACATAAACAGTGCAAAGAAAGAAAGTGATGGAAAGAATACCTTTTCATGAATCAGAGGTGCTTGCCACTGCAGTACATCTGGCTTCCTGACCTCAATATGAATCTGCTGCTGCAGTTATGACTCTGCTGTGAGTCAGGTGTGTCCCAAAGTAAGGAAAACAGTAGAGACCAAACTGCAATTTCCAACATTACAGTAGAAAACGTGGCTGGACGTGGTGGCAACAGCAGTGAATGAGGCAGTAACAACTATGGTATTTTAACTAGTTAATTAACTAGCCTGCTGTAGACTTGCAGTTCACTGGAAGACTTCCTGTATTGAGCAGGAAACCCACCAGTGCAGAGGTCTTGCAGAGCTATGGAGTAATGTATAACTGCAGGCAAGCACAGCAATAAAACAGATTCATTTTTAACTTTAATTTTACACTAGACAATGTGTGAACTCAGAATGTAATAACTTCAGTTGAGAGTTTAGTAGGGCTTTAAATGATACACGGAATGCGTAGTTCCTCATACCTTCCATTAACTGCTGGTCTGGAATGGTTGAATGTCAAGGTCCAGTATCACGAAAATCATTACACtttaaacacatgtaaacacgtaCAAATATGAAGCATGTTccttccagggtaaaatgagcgataaattacttttctcctttttgTTGTCACAATAGGTAGTACGAATCTGACATAACCAACAGGTTTTTGATTacctccatctcctcatgggggattctaagggttttctttattttcaaaagcacttagtaaacggtagttgctctgtccaactgccaaagagtgTGCAGTGAGGCTGGCtatcatctttgtataaatccttttcagggagtgtctttataaagaataaaggccatgctgaaaatcctccatgaagagatggactaattcaAAAccggtcggttctgtcagatttctactacttactgtgagtgacagcaacataggaaaaaaggtcatttgtggctcattttatgctggaagaaacctacttctcatttgtatgctGTTACAATTTTTTGCGATAGGGGTCCTTTAAGTAATTTGTGAGGTTTCATCTATATTGCTTCTGATAGCAAATTAAGCTTGGGACATATTAACAAATGTttggtaaagttgccatgcgcaATTAGAGCATGGCAATTTTCCTGTTATTAACGCTGACAAGGTGGCATACTGTGTGCCGTTAATGCGACTCAGGTTACCTAGGTAACAAGTGTTGCTAGGGTAAAGAGTTACACTTTTTGAGTAGCACAGGTTACTCTAATAATGCTAGCATTACCTAGATAGTGCAGGTCATGCCAATTGCCCCAACACATTCTACCTAGTCAGTGCATGCAACAATACCATTAATGTGCACTCCCTATGAACGACAACTTTTTgtcaatatgccccccccccccaatcacctttaaGCATCTCCAAAGACACAGGGGAAATGTCACCCTTTCACCTTTCAAGTAATATACAAAAAAATGCCCATTTATACTCCTGCAAGCACGTTCTTTAAAAACGGTAATTGCCAGCTGTAGAGTATTTTCTTTCAATTGCTCTGCCATTCATTAGTCAGCACAGAAGGCCGGAGCACCCCTGAAcaatcttaaaaaaataaataattgcttTATAAAATATTCACATCTAAAAATAATCAGCAGGATTTGCAAGACCCATAAAAGCCAAGTTTATGTATTGGCTGGTAGTACTGGTAAAACCAGAGCAAAAGTGGAGAAGTCGTGGCCAGGAGAACCAGTGATGCCGTTGCATCTCCCAAACAAAACCGAATCTGGCTGGAAGCAGTAGGAAACTGTTCCACTTTTGCTCTGGTTTTCAGAAATCTGTCCCCCTGTTTTTACTGCTTAAGAGGTATGGCAATATGGCAATCTGTTTGTGCCTCTGAGGTTCCATATAGATATGTGTGAGAGATACAGGCAGCTTTGGCTGTTGGAGCAGTTATATCAATTTCTCAGGGGTGAGAGGTCAGCAGGAATGCCCTTCCATTCAGGGAGAAATGCTGCATCATAATGAAAAAGTTTCAAAAATTCTGATTCTGGTAATGTAAAGTTTGTGAGGTAGATCGTTTCTCCTCCTACTAGATAACTTGCCCAGAACCCAAAGGTTCCGATTGTCATAATTGTATGGTTACAACTAGCCAGAAGGGCAAAGTCTTTGCCAGGAGTCGATTCATTACCATCTCCTGAGAAGAAGACATCTCCTTTGGAGTTGTCAATGTTTTCCTTGCACCAATCCATTCCATTACTGGTCACCACAAAAATAGGTTCTTTATATTTTCCACGAAAGTAGTTCATGGCTGTCTCCAAATAACCTCTGTCCGCAACCACGCCCTTCCAAACATTTGGCATGACGTTTAAATAGTCTCCTCTCCGAACGTGGACGCCAATGAAGGTGGCATTCTTTCTGGAACCTTTTATGTTCTCCAAGACTTGGTTGGCTTCATTCTTAAGGTAATCATGGATTGTAAATTCCTTACGGATTTCATCCCGAAGGTGGTGAAAAAACGTCCATGAGCATGGGTATCCTGTAAATTTTATAAAGCTCTCATCTATGTGATTATACTCTTCTGACATCCAGTCATGAATCCAGTATTCTTGGAAAGGAACTTGACTGGCGACATTATTATGCAAAACCGGCAGTGTAATTTTAAATATGGGCGCCAAGTAGTTGTGCATGTCCGACAGAATGAAAGCTTGGCGTTTATTTGATTTAGCCAAGGCATACAACGTGGCATACTCTCCCATGTGGTTGCCCAACCGACCATCGGGTTTAACTGTCCATATTCCAGCGTTCTTGCATTTAGTTACAATTTCATTAGCGCTTACGCTTTCGACCTCCTCATTGGACGCAGCAGATTTCTTGTCTTTGTCAGGACAAATTAAAGCTAAAGGCAAATTTGCTGAAAAGTTTATAAACTGTATTTGAAGCTGCAATCTGTACAGTACAATGAACACTATGACTGATGTAAGCATGCATCCCAAGAGGActcttttcttcttcttattcgGTAACTCCATCTTTACTTGACATCGGTCCTGTACCTTGGATGGTAACAGAGGCTCTTCCATAAAGAATTTAATACCTAGCAGAGAATGGAAACAAAGGATAACAGATCACATTTTTGTACAAACAATAACGACCTAGAATATGAAGAATGCACCCATATGAATATAAAATGGATGAAAAATGCTGATACAGTAAACTATTCGGCAAGTTCCCTTGTAGTTTACCTCAAGAGGACTTTCCTGTATTTTTCATGCAGTAGAGTATtcaaccatgttagccatcagtaaaagcaagaggttttgaatcaggaggataccatttattggcttacttaaaggatacccgaagtgacatgtgacatgatgagatagacatgtgtatgtatagtgcctagcaccaaaataactatgctgtgttcctttttttatttctctgtctgaaagagttaaatatcaggtatgtaagtggctgactcagtcctgactcagacaggcagtgactacagtgtgactgccactgataaggaaattcccctttttatctctttcttgctctcagaagccattttctgctaggaaagtgttttatagttggaatttcttatcagtgagggtcacttcctgtctgagtcaggactgagtcagccacttcca is a window of Hyperolius riggenbachi isolate aHypRig1 chromosome 6, aHypRig1.pri, whole genome shotgun sequence DNA encoding:
- the LOC137522835 gene encoding galactoside alpha-(1,2)-fucosyltransferase 2-like isoform X3 encodes the protein MFYEYQQNGARGIYVHFPFKGIKFFMEEPLLPSKVQDRCQVKMELPNKKKKRVLLGCMLTSVIVFIVLYRLQLQIQFINFSANLPLALICPDKDKKSAASNEEVESVSANEIVTKCKNAGIWTVKPDGRLGNHMGEYATLYALAKSNKRQAFILSDMHNYLAPIFKITLPVLHNNVASQVPFQEYWIHDWMSEEYNHIDESFIKFTGYPCSWTFFHHLRDEIRKEFTIHDYLKNEANQVLENIKGSRKNATFIGVHVRRGDYLNVMPNVWKGVVADRGYLETAMNYFRGKYKEPIFVVTSNGMDWCKENIDNSKGDVFFSGDGNESTPGKDFALLASCNHTIMTIGTFGFWASYLVGGETIYLTNFTLPESEFLKLFHYDAAFLPEWKGIPADLSPLRN
- the LOC137522835 gene encoding galactoside alpha-(1,2)-fucosyltransferase 2-like isoform X1; amino-acid sequence: MLPAAIRPQDCSGGTIQPSTGRGAMFYEYQQNGARGIYVHFPFKGIKFFMEEPLLPSKVQDRCQVKMELPNKKKKRVLLGCMLTSVIVFIVLYRLQLQIQFINFSANLPLALICPDKDKKSAASNEEVESVSANEIVTKCKNAGIWTVKPDGRLGNHMGEYATLYALAKSNKRQAFILSDMHNYLAPIFKITLPVLHNNVASQVPFQEYWIHDWMSEEYNHIDESFIKFTGYPCSWTFFHHLRDEIRKEFTIHDYLKNEANQVLENIKGSRKNATFIGVHVRRGDYLNVMPNVWKGVVADRGYLETAMNYFRGKYKEPIFVVTSNGMDWCKENIDNSKGDVFFSGDGNESTPGKDFALLASCNHTIMTIGTFGFWASYLVGGETIYLTNFTLPESEFLKLFHYDAAFLPEWKGIPADLSPLRN
- the LOC137522835 gene encoding galactoside alpha-(1,2)-fucosyltransferase 2-like isoform X4; this translates as MEEPLLPSKVQDRCQVKMELPNKKKKRVLLGCMLTSVIVFIVLYRLQLQIQFINFSANLPLALICPDKDKKSAASNEEVESVSANEIVTKCKNAGIWTVKPDGRLGNHMGEYATLYALAKSNKRQAFILSDMHNYLAPIFKITLPVLHNNVASQVPFQEYWIHDWMSEEYNHIDESFIKFTGYPCSWTFFHHLRDEIRKEFTIHDYLKNEANQVLENIKGSRKNATFIGVHVRRGDYLNVMPNVWKGVVADRGYLETAMNYFRGKYKEPIFVVTSNGMDWCKENIDNSKGDVFFSGDGNESTPGKDFALLASCNHTIMTIGTFGFWASYLVGGETIYLTNFTLPESEFLKLFHYDAAFLPEWKGIPADLSPLRN
- the LOC137522835 gene encoding galactoside alpha-(1,2)-fucosyltransferase 2-like isoform X2, with the translated sequence MGTSGAMFYEYQQNGARGIYVHFPFKGIKFFMEEPLLPSKVQDRCQVKMELPNKKKKRVLLGCMLTSVIVFIVLYRLQLQIQFINFSANLPLALICPDKDKKSAASNEEVESVSANEIVTKCKNAGIWTVKPDGRLGNHMGEYATLYALAKSNKRQAFILSDMHNYLAPIFKITLPVLHNNVASQVPFQEYWIHDWMSEEYNHIDESFIKFTGYPCSWTFFHHLRDEIRKEFTIHDYLKNEANQVLENIKGSRKNATFIGVHVRRGDYLNVMPNVWKGVVADRGYLETAMNYFRGKYKEPIFVVTSNGMDWCKENIDNSKGDVFFSGDGNESTPGKDFALLASCNHTIMTIGTFGFWASYLVGGETIYLTNFTLPESEFLKLFHYDAAFLPEWKGIPADLSPLRN